catgaattactCAAAGTACTGAAATAATCCACTGTAAGAGTCCTGAATCTTCAGACAAACATTGAgtttccacttcctgtttgattcATTCAAcactctgctctgtgttttttttttttacctccaaaGAGTTCATTGCTTTCACATAGAAAAGGTTGGCGGCGAATTTCACCCTTGTAAACGAAACAAATATGTACATATGTCCACTTCTTTACACAGACGAGGGCGTGTTTGCCCCGCAGCGGTCTCCTCGTCAGAACAGGTACTTTCGACACGAGTCTGAGCCGCACCGGCACTCCACTCGAGTCCTCTTTTTCGGAGAGCTGGGCAGCCCCGCCAGGCTGAAACTGGAGTCCATTTTGGTGCTTTCTGTGTCCACTGGATCGACTGGAAACAAACGGGAGTCAGGTTACTGAGAGGTCACTACAAGAGCacgctaagctaagctaaacatTCAGCCCGCTGAACATGAAGGGCGACTTTCAGATGATTATTCCCTTACTGACAAAGACTAAACCTGCACTATGTTCaaatccacttcttcttcttttacataAACAGTTACTGCATTGTGCACACTTACACTTCCTAATGTCCACCTACCATTTTGCACGTCTCACACGGTACTTTTTTGCAACACGTGGTCAGTCTTGAATCCAAAATGAGTCCAAGTGAGAGCAgtgctgtttcctttttctcaatGCAAAAGGTCCTCGTCATCAACCTCATCTTCCTcactcttctctccctccctgagcTAATGCGCTAGCTAACCTCGCAGCTGCCTCCAAAATGACATCGAGCCGCTCGGCGCGTCATAGAGAAAGTTGGGACGGCAGTTTGTATGAAGCGTATTCTGTCAGCTTGCAACAGAAGCAACGCAAGGAAATGACAAGAATAAATTGTTCTTTCCCTGAttgccaaaaaaagaaaacactcgTTTGTTTCTGCTTTACTTTTCTATGATGAATAAatttgatttcacacattgCAAGTTTGAAGCGTACAACAAACTATGATTTAATAACTAAAGTAAATCCCAACTCTCCCAATCTTCCTGCTGCAGGAGccatgatgtgtgttttttgaccTCTGTTGATTATTTGTTATGTTAAATGGGTTTGATTGAGGACATCAGCAGTGGTCGTTGTTTGACCTTATTATACCTGCATGTTCAGTTGTGTGTCAGGAGGACAGACTGTGAGTATGTTTGCATAAAGTCTGTTAACCGTCATCTTACTCATTACCATCAATTATCTTAATCTTCTGGACTTTGAGTCTACaatcttcaaaaacaaagactttaaatgAGCCAAACATCGGAGATAACAcgacaaaacattttaaattgagAGCGCTataacccagaacttccaccagatacgcgTGCATTGTGTGTACGCTCCAAGCTCCCTCGTccatcaacacccacaggctgcgttCTCAGAGAGTAATATAAAGTACTGAACTTTATATGAACCACTGAACAGCTGGAGTGCAGAGACAAAGGAGTTCCCGCATTAATTCCAGATTCATTTGGAAAGCATTAGtaatacgatgtatgtggtataaaaccgtttaaacaaaacacaacatacagtcGTTGTTCTGAACCGTCGTaactgagtgttttattctgaaaaataaagcagatGTGTATCCGCTGAtggagctgagacgcagcggAGCCAGtgaaagaacacacacacacactgactaaaGTGTAAATCAGCTCTGCTAACATGACGGAGCGAAGACGGACCGAAACACATCTGCTGGAATTTTGGGGTTAGACTGAAAGCTAAGCTCTCCCTGGTTTTAGTTAAAtctaaaacatgtttatctGCTGAATCAGCAACACTTACTCTGCATCTTGTAGTCGAAGGTGAGCTCCTCTCCTGCCCGAATGGCCCGTGTTGAAAACAAAGCGATCCTCGGGAGCCTCTCGTCGATGTTATCGATGAAGACGTTAAAAACTTGCAGGTTGGGgttacactgcaaaaaaaagaacgaCATCTGTATCAGAAGCTTTTATTCACACTCGGGGTAAAAAAGACAGCTGAACACATTTAAAGGCttgatgtgatttttcacacttaaatgtaatataaatcaagtatatcctccgaaaataactctgtgtgtaatgactgtctacaatgggtgtaacacccgagtcccactgtctgtgatgttttcagagtcctatcttcactttgtttacatcgcccagacggccggctgactcctcccctcgtgtataaaagttgtttaattgagggactagagaaaagaagaataacatactgtactcactgcttaactgtgtttctagatcacgctcatttcaggtaaatttacatgcagtgtgaagatacgagcataataaagatcgctagcattagcatgctaacacaacaatgcagcatgagttgttttggtttcatgcaggtgctcaagggcgacatctgctggatcaaaaaaatcgcatataaagcctttaaaatccTCTGAATGTTTGACTATGATCCATCCACAGATGAAAGGATACTCACGCTGTGGTTGACGAAGTGGGAGATGTTGCCGAGGTGAGCTGCGTCCACCGTGTACACGTCCTCCACGTAGTCCAGGTCAAACAGGTATGTGGAGCCTTGGCGGTCGTACACGTGACCCCTCCTCTCCGCTTCGTCTGTGGTGATGATCTGAGAGAAACAAGACCGGGTGATATTTAAACGGAtaccaaacatttttttaggcACAACATATAGATaatgtctgattttaaaaactcaaaataatgagtttaaatatttatcagACGATCAAATGTCACAAACTCAACAAGGGGGACGTTTTTGACCGCTCAgaggcaaaacaaaaagaagcatCGTGAGACTGGAAACAGCAGAAGCCGCTTTGCAATCCAATAGAAGAAGAGTTGCTTCAGCCTGCAGAAGCAGAACTGGTGGTGATTCCTGCAACGTCCTCCCTGTCTGCTGATTGGCTGCATAAGATTCAGGTTGTTTTTAACCAGGATGTGATCGGGTTATCAGGTAGGTAGTGCCTGACAATATTACAAaaaggatccctacagagacAGAATTTTTTGGATGAAGAGGAAAATTCCTATTCAAACCGGTAATAACCGTCGCAGTGCTCCAGTCACACAAAAAATTCAGTCTGCATTGCGTTaagaaacaacaaatcatcAGATCAGAAAATCCCAAATCAGAGAGCTGCATGAGTCGTAAACATTAAAAAACGACTTTCCCTGACGATGATTAAAAAACCAGGGCTTACCTCGCCCACGTACTCCATGACGAAAGTGTTCTTCTTGATGTGCTGCAGCGCGCGGACGCCCCACCCACGCCCGTTCTCCGTCTTAAAGATGCAAAGGTCGAACTGGATCCCCTTCTGCACCACTCTGTTCGGACAATCCGTGCCACAGCAGCACCGAGAGTTACACTCGTATATGGGCTTCCCCGCCCTGATCCGGAGCTGCCCCTTCTCATTGTAGGCCATGCGGTGCAGCGAGGCGCCGGGGCAGCAGCCGTTCACCGGATCCTCGAAGCAGTTCTTACAGTCACATCCCACCGCCATCTCGTCCAACACGATGCCCTGCCCTACTTTGTAGTTGTTGATGTAGGTAAAGTTTTTCGGCGGGCCCTCGAAGTCCACATCGTTGATGACAAAAATTCGACCGGGGCTGTTGCGAGTCTGGTTCAAGTGGTTCTCCCAGCGCTGCAGAGTCTGACGGAGTTTGGCTTTCTGCACAAGGAACGTGGAAACTTCCTTGTCCAGCTTTTTGGGGATGCAGCGTCTCTTGTGGCGCCTCAGCTCCTTTTCCAGATCCAGGTGGAACTGCTTCATCAGCTTGGTGCATTTGAGGTTCCTCTTGGGTTCCCAGGAATTCTCCGACTCAGGAAAGCCCCTCCACTTAACCAGGTagaactcctcctcctcatcaaacacaaaacaacttcAGTTAGGGACTGGATTCTTTATCGGGTCGACAAAGAATAGATACTGcacattttatgtttatgttaaaTTGAGTGAAAAATGAAAGTATGCAAACCTATGGTTTGTAGTTAATTGAGGAAGTGAGGGTGTGGCCTGCCTTTGTGCCCACAACATGACAAATGTGCTTTTCTGTCCTTACGCATGCTGCATTTTTGTCAACACACTTTTGGTATTAATCCAACACCCTGTTACATAAATCTCTCCCCCTGCTACACCAACAAAATAATTTTGCGGACGTCTCTCCCCTATATTTAGGGCTAGATAAGAACCATTCAGTCAACTATCATATGAGTGAgagctgtcagatggggcccgcttagggaggtttcctactgtcatttaGAGCCCCAAGAAGAttcctgccttgcctgttgacaagcagcacctctgatcAATGTACAGTATGAAAGGTATGCAGTGCATGCTTGAAATAGACCAAACAGTGAAGCTGTAAACGGCAGTAAATCGTCATATATGTTTGATTTCTTCTTACCTTTGTCTTCTTGTAGTCACACAGGAACTCCACCTCATACTCATTGACGTTGGCTTTGTTCACCCCAAGCTCTTTACAGTGAAGCCCTGCAGTGCGACACAGAGCCTCCAGCTCATCCCATGACACTTTACAGGGCACGCtgcaaactgacacacagaaaaatcactttaaaaaaaaaaaactttgaaaaacaaatgctCCAAAGTCTACACCAAACTCCACTTAaaaatgtgtg
This region of Labrus bergylta chromosome 12, fLabBer1.1, whole genome shotgun sequence genomic DNA includes:
- the LOC109981543 gene encoding histone-lysine N-methyltransferase SUV39H1 isoform X2, yielding MAENLKVCSVPCKVSWDELEALCRTAGLHCKELGVNKANVNEYEVEFLCDYKKTKEEFYLVKWRGFPESENSWEPKRNLKCTKLMKQFHLDLEKELRRHKRRCIPKKLDKEVSTFLVQKAKLRQTLQRWENHLNQTRNSPGRIFVINDVDFEGPPKNFTYINNYKVGQGIVLDEMAVGCDCKNCFEDPVNGCCPGASLHRMAYNEKGQLRIRAGKPIYECNSRCCCGTDCPNRVVQKGIQFDLCIFKTENGRGWGVRALQHIKKNTFVMEYVGEIITTDEAERRGHVYDRQGSTYLFDLDYVEDVYTVDAAHLGNISHFVNHSCNPNLQVFNVFIDNIDERLPRIALFSTRAIRAGEELTFDYKMQIDPVDTESTKMDSSFSLAGLPSSPKKRTRVECRCGSDSCRKYLF
- the LOC109981543 gene encoding histone-lysine N-methyltransferase SUV39H1 isoform X1, coding for MAENLKVCSVPCKVSWDELEALCRTAGLHCKELGVNKANVNEYEVEFLCDYKKTKEEEFYLVKWRGFPESENSWEPKRNLKCTKLMKQFHLDLEKELRRHKRRCIPKKLDKEVSTFLVQKAKLRQTLQRWENHLNQTRNSPGRIFVINDVDFEGPPKNFTYINNYKVGQGIVLDEMAVGCDCKNCFEDPVNGCCPGASLHRMAYNEKGQLRIRAGKPIYECNSRCCCGTDCPNRVVQKGIQFDLCIFKTENGRGWGVRALQHIKKNTFVMEYVGEIITTDEAERRGHVYDRQGSTYLFDLDYVEDVYTVDAAHLGNISHFVNHSCNPNLQVFNVFIDNIDERLPRIALFSTRAIRAGEELTFDYKMQIDPVDTESTKMDSSFSLAGLPSSPKKRTRVECRCGSDSCRKYLF